In one window of Lampris incognitus isolate fLamInc1 chromosome 3, fLamInc1.hap2, whole genome shotgun sequence DNA:
- the tprg1 gene encoding tumor protein p63-regulated gene 1 protein isoform X2, with the protein MSEIEEQEFQTVAIGQREESTGPENHMRLNPSEGQKEEAAPSDCGTSENSRPAALDQFKIRRFFVLRPGTLNQAIEDIQAMVDKEVDGSVLSVWLMAEVDHWNNEKERVVVITNNSLLICKYDFMMLNCEQISRIPLNFVDRISHGSFTFPKGSLLMREGEGLRIFWDRLREPSFTSRWNPFATDYPFITFTYHPVRNTNDKFAALCEVSQCLDHRGLESRTSVSSSKMPPRKPTL; encoded by the exons ATGAGCGAGATCGAAGAGCAGGAATTTCAAACGGTGGCAATTGGGCAGCGAGAGGAGTCGACAGGGCCAGAAAACCACATGCGCCTAAATCCGTCCGAGGGTCAGAAGGAGGAAGCTGCTCCTTCGGACTGCGGGACCAGTGAAAATAGCCGGCCGGCCGCCCTGGACCAGTTCAAGATAAGGCGATTTTTTGTCTTGAGG CCTGGCACACTGAATCAAGCCATTGAAGACATACAGGCTATGGTGGATAAAGAAGTAGATGGCAGTGTGCTCAGTGTTTGGCTGATGGCAGA GGTGGATCACTGGAACAATGAGAAAGAGCGCGTTGTGGTCATCACAAACAACTCTCTTCTCATCTGCAAGTACGACTTCATGATGCTGAACTGTGAGCAAATCAGCAGGATCCCACTCAACTTTGTAGACCGCATCTCCCACGGAAGCTTTACCTTCCCGAAAGGCTCCCTGCTCAT gagagagggtgaggggttgCGAATCTTCTGGGACAGGCTGAGAGAGCCCTCGTTTACCTCGAGGTGGAACCCGTTTGCCACTGACTACCCTTTCATCACCTTCACCTACCACCCCGTGAGGAACACCAATGACAAATTTGCTGCCCTGTGTGAAGTGAGTCAGTGTTTGGACCATCGCGGATTGGA atCCAGAACTTCCGTGAGCAGCTCAAAGATGCCGCCGAGAAAGCCCACGCTGTGA
- the tprg1 gene encoding tumor protein p63-regulated gene 1 protein isoform X1, which yields MSEIEEQEFQTVAIGQREESTGPENHMRLNPSEGQKEEAAPSDCGTSENSRPAALDQFKIRRFFVLRPGTLNQAIEDIQAMVDKEVDGSVLSVWLMAEVDHWNNEKERVVVITNNSLLICKYDFMMLNCEQISRIPLNFVDRISHGSFTFPKGSLLMREGEGLRIFWDRLREPSFTSRWNPFATDYPFITFTYHPVRNTNDKFAALCEIQNFREQLKDAAEKAHAVKPFPGKANGVLILNQPIHIEAYVGLMSFIGNQNKLGYCLARGNIGF from the exons ATGAGCGAGATCGAAGAGCAGGAATTTCAAACGGTGGCAATTGGGCAGCGAGAGGAGTCGACAGGGCCAGAAAACCACATGCGCCTAAATCCGTCCGAGGGTCAGAAGGAGGAAGCTGCTCCTTCGGACTGCGGGACCAGTGAAAATAGCCGGCCGGCCGCCCTGGACCAGTTCAAGATAAGGCGATTTTTTGTCTTGAGG CCTGGCACACTGAATCAAGCCATTGAAGACATACAGGCTATGGTGGATAAAGAAGTAGATGGCAGTGTGCTCAGTGTTTGGCTGATGGCAGA GGTGGATCACTGGAACAATGAGAAAGAGCGCGTTGTGGTCATCACAAACAACTCTCTTCTCATCTGCAAGTACGACTTCATGATGCTGAACTGTGAGCAAATCAGCAGGATCCCACTCAACTTTGTAGACCGCATCTCCCACGGAAGCTTTACCTTCCCGAAAGGCTCCCTGCTCAT gagagagggtgaggggttgCGAATCTTCTGGGACAGGCTGAGAGAGCCCTCGTTTACCTCGAGGTGGAACCCGTTTGCCACTGACTACCCTTTCATCACCTTCACCTACCACCCCGTGAGGAACACCAATGACAAATTTGCTGCCCTGTGTGAA atCCAGAACTTCCGTGAGCAGCTCAAAGATGCCGCCGAGAAAGCCCACGCTGTGAAGCCATTTCCTGGGAAGGCCAATGGTGTCCTGATCCTAAATCAGCCCATCCACATTGAGGCTTATGTGGGCCTCATGTCTTTCATTGGGAACCAGAACAAGCTGGGCTACTGCTTGGCTCGAGGGAACATTGGGTTTTAA